Proteins from a genomic interval of Channa argus isolate prfri chromosome 11, Channa argus male v1.0, whole genome shotgun sequence:
- the LOC137136195 gene encoding forkhead box protein J1-A-like produces the protein MLSLSCTDPWPEGSEGLEEEVVTATAQAEKRDRVFNNINNICCSSVNLDDSLTSLQWLQEFSILCANVPQQTLQQPHLFGQELGSDAPASPLEPACIAMPLTPEKPTATAYRRMQSLPGLVAHGHCPDEVDYKTNPHIKPPYSYATLICMAMQASKKTKITLSYIYKWITDNFCYYRHANPTWQNSIRHNLSLNKCFIKVPRQKDEPGKGGFWKIDPQYAERLLSGAYKKRRMPTLQINPALQNRLRVNLQPKLGGPCSPNGGLCINAESQRLLSEMEEATGAIQSWDPHLAEAIMLGSWPVARGTGRNKRKQSVGTANGAGEVPRFSSSQLFPVDEQKETGPLKGDFDWDALLDSALSGQLNLEGAKPLIPIMKEEDLTVQGNHINPGEAPVETAEIHVLVETQRSSDASDFDEETFLATAFLESPWPEEEEQGRSDVLCTATVNPDQLFDLGESLGGDPSLRNLLYGHANFGV, from the exons ATGCTGTCTCTGAGCTGTACCGACCCCTGGCCCGAAGGCTCTGAGgggctggaggaggaggtggtgacCGCCACTGCTCAGGCAGAGAAACGGGACAGGGTtttcaacaacattaacaacatatgCTGCAGCTCTGTCAACCTGGACGACAGCCTGACCAGCCTTCAGTGGCTGCAGGAGTTCTCCATTCTCTGCGCCAACGTGCCACAGCAGACCCTCCAACAGCCTCATCTGTTCGGCCAGGAGCTGGGCTCCGACGCCCCAGCCTCCCCTTTGGAACCCGCTTGTATCGCCATGCCCCTGACCCCAGAGAAGCCCACAGCGACAGCCTACAGAAGGATGCAGTCCCTCCCTGGCCTTGTGGCGCATGGTCACTGTCCAGATGAGGTGGACTACAAGACCAACCCGCACATTAAGCCGCCGTACTCTTACGCCACCCTCATCTGCATGGCCATGCAGGCCAGTAAAAAGACCAAGATCACACTGTCCTACATATACAAGTGGATCACTGACAACTTCTGCTACTACCGCCATGCTAACCCCACTTGGCAG AATTCCATTCGACACAATTTGTCACTCAATAAGTGCTTTATCAAGGTCCCTCGGCAGAAAGACGAGCCAGGAAAGGGCGGTTTCTGGAAGATTGACCCACAGTATGCTGAGCGTCTCCTGAGTGGTGCCTACAAGAAGAGACGAATGCCTACACTCCAGATCAACCCGGCACTGCAGAACAGGCTCAGGGTCAACCTCCAGCCCAAACTCGGAGGCCCCTGCAGCCCTAATGGAGGCCTGTGCATCAACGCGGAGTCCCAAAGGCTCCTTAGTGAAATGGAAGAGGCAACTGGGGCTATCCAAAGCTGGGACCCCCATCTGGCTGAGGCTATCATGCTGGGATCTTGGCCGGTGGCTAGGGGAACAGGTAGGAACAAGAGGAAGCAATCAGTGGGCACCGCAAACGGTGCTGGTGAGGTCCCACGGTTCTCTAGCTCCCAACTCTTTCCTGTAGATGAACAAAAGGAGACAGGACCTCTGAAGGGGGACTTTGACTGGGATGCACTGCTGGATTCAGCCCTCAGTGGTCAGCTCAATTTGGAGGGTGCGAAACCATTGATCCCCATCATGAAAGAAGAGGACCTGACAGTACAGGGGAACCACATCAACCCTGGTGAAGCCCCTGTGGAGACAGCAGAGATCCATGTGTTGGTGGAGACCCAAAGGAGTAGTGACGCATCAGATTTTGATGAGGAGACCTTCCTCGCCACAGCCTTCCTGGAGAGCCCATGGCCTGAAGAGGAGGAACAAGGCCGCAGTGATGTCCTCTGTACCGCCACCGTCAACCCAGACCAGCTGTTTGACCTCGGAGAATCATTAGGTGGAGACCCCAGCCTCCGTAATCTTTTATATGGTCATGCAAACTTTGGTGTGtaa